TCAACGGCGAGTTGATGGAAACCTCGGTAATGCCGACCGACTACCAGCGCCGCAAGCTTGATATTTACTGGAACTACGACCTGCCCGAAGCTGAGCATGAGATAAGGCTGGTACCGAGGGACCTGCCCCCCGGATACCAGGTGAACATACACGCCCTGATAGTCTATTCAAATACCGATCCGGGGCCGCAAACCTATTTTTAAACACCTGATAAGTCCGGGTGCGAACTGGAAGTCCCGCCCGGACAAACCCAAAACCAACACAAAATGAAAAAACCCGCAATTACCATCATCACCCTCCTGGCCATCCTTATTTCCTGCCAGATGCAACCTTCAACTGAAAAACCCACCGACCAGGAACGTATTCGAACGATCATCCTCACCGACATGACCCACGACGATGGCAATTCGCTCATCAGGTATCTTTACTATTCTTCCTGGTTCGATCTGGAAGCCATGATCGTAACCAACCAATTGCCCGATTTCAATCATGATGATACCGGTCCCTGGGATAAGGCCATGGGTATTCTGGATGCATACCGCGAAGAACTGCCTC
The Marinilabiliales bacterium genome window above contains:
- a CDS encoding DUF1593 domain-containing protein; this translates as MKKPAITIITLLAILISCQMQPSTEKPTDQERIRTIILTDMTHDDGNSLIRYLYYSSWFDLEAMIVTNQLPDFNHDDTGPWDKAMGILDAYREELP